A stretch of Geomonas oryzisoli DNA encodes these proteins:
- a CDS encoding c-type cytochrome — MKKVVIATAAVLSMSVIAVPAFAEAKKGEKIDAKAKFDQHCVACHPKGGNIINPKKGLGKKDLAANGVKTEKDIVAKMRNPGPGMTKFDAKAVPDAEANAIAKYILATFK; from the coding sequence ATGAAAAAAGTTGTCATTGCTACTGCTGCTGTGCTGTCTATGTCGGTAATCGCGGTTCCCGCCTTCGCCGAAGCCAAGAAGGGCGAGAAGATCGATGCCAAGGCCAAGTTCGATCAGCACTGTGTCGCCTGTCATCCGAAAGGTGGCAACATCATCAACCCGAAGAAGGGGCTCGGCAAGAAGGACCTCGCCGCCAACGGCGTGAAGACCGAGAAGGACATCGTCGCCAAGATGCGCAATCCGGGTCCGGGGATGACCAAGTTCGACGCCAAGGCCGTGCCCGATGCCGAGGCGAATGCCATCGCTAAGTACATCCTGGCTACCTTCAAGTAA
- a CDS encoding phenylacetate--CoA ligase family protein: MQIWDPDYECMPREEIEQLQLERLQATLNRVYKNVTCYRTRFKEMGIVPEDVQSLADLSKLPFTTKEDLRLNYPYGMFAVPLREVVRIHSSSGTTGKPTVVGYTKHDLKVWSGLVARFMTAAGVNSDDVVQIAFGYGLFTGAFGLHYGSEMIGASVIPMGAGNTEKQIMIMQDYRTTALVSTPSYAVTIAERMEKMGIDPKSLTLKVGLFGGEPWSESMRREIEERLGITATDNYGLSEVIGPGVAGECLCKCGMHISEDHFIAEIIDPDTGAVLPPGSVGELVLTSLTKEAFPMVRYRTRDITSLDYEKCDCGRTMVRMKKTMGRSDDMLIIKGVNVYPSQIEDVLFAIEGCQPHYQLVVDRKGALDTLEIRIEVTENIFFDEMKMQKAFLDKVEKKIDSVLGVGAVVKLVEPNSIPRAEGKACRVIDNRKI; encoded by the coding sequence ATGCAGATTTGGGATCCCGATTACGAGTGCATGCCGCGGGAAGAGATCGAGCAACTCCAACTGGAGCGGCTCCAGGCTACTCTGAACCGCGTTTACAAGAACGTCACCTGCTACCGCACCAGGTTCAAGGAGATGGGGATCGTCCCCGAGGATGTGCAGTCCCTCGCCGACCTGTCCAAGCTCCCGTTCACCACCAAGGAGGACCTGCGCCTCAACTACCCCTACGGCATGTTCGCGGTGCCGCTGCGCGAGGTGGTTCGCATCCACTCCTCCTCCGGCACCACCGGCAAGCCGACGGTCGTCGGCTATACCAAGCACGACCTCAAGGTGTGGTCCGGCCTGGTGGCCCGCTTCATGACCGCGGCCGGCGTCAACAGCGATGACGTGGTTCAGATCGCCTTCGGCTACGGCCTCTTTACCGGCGCCTTCGGCCTGCACTACGGCTCCGAGATGATCGGCGCCTCCGTCATCCCGATGGGAGCGGGGAACACCGAAAAACAGATCATGATCATGCAGGACTACCGCACCACCGCGCTGGTTTCCACCCCGAGCTACGCGGTCACCATCGCGGAGCGGATGGAGAAGATGGGCATCGATCCCAAGAGCCTGACCCTGAAGGTCGGTCTCTTCGGCGGCGAGCCCTGGTCCGAATCGATGCGCCGCGAGATCGAGGAGCGTCTCGGCATCACCGCTACCGACAACTACGGGCTCTCCGAGGTCATCGGCCCGGGGGTAGCCGGCGAGTGCCTGTGCAAGTGCGGCATGCACATCTCCGAGGACCATTTCATAGCCGAGATCATCGACCCCGACACCGGCGCGGTGTTGCCCCCGGGGAGCGTGGGCGAACTGGTTCTCACCTCCCTCACCAAGGAAGCCTTCCCGATGGTGCGCTACCGGACCCGTGACATCACCTCGCTCGACTACGAAAAGTGCGACTGCGGCAGGACCATGGTGCGCATGAAGAAGACCATGGGGCGTTCCGACGACATGCTCATCATCAAGGGGGTGAACGTCTACCCGTCCCAGATCGAGGACGTGCTCTTCGCCATCGAGGGGTGCCAGCCGCACTACCAGCTGGTCGTGGACCGGAAGGGGGCGCTCGATACCCTCGAGATCCGGATCGAGGTCACCGAGAACATCTTCTTCGACGAGATGAAGATGCAAAAGGCTTTCCTGGACAAGGTCGAGAAGAAGATCGATTCCGTACTCGGCGTCGGTGCCGTTGTGAAGCTGGTTGAGCCGAACAGCATCCCGAGGGCGGAAGGCAAAGCATGTCGTGTCATTGACAACAGGAAAATCTAG